GACCCACCATCGGTTTAATTGCTGTCCTCGCAACATGTTTCTCATACTGAAGGGCGAATGCAATAAAAAGGCCCATCCCAAGAGGAAGGACCTTTTCATTGCATTGGTACGCCCGGCAGGACTCGAACCTGCGACCTACGGATTAGAAGTCCGTTGCTCTATCCAGCTGAGCTACGGGCGCATAAATGGTCGGGGCGAGAGGATTTGAACCTCCGACCTCCTGCTCCCAAAGCAGATGCGCTACCAGGCTGCGCTACGCCCCGAGCCGATGTAATGTACAATATTACTCTATTTTTGCAAGGGCTGCCTAGGGCAGGAAAGGGATAAGTTTCGCCATCTTCCTGAGGGCCGCCGCACGGTGGCTGACCGAGTTCTTCTCCCCGGGGTCCATCTCGGCGAAGGTCTTCCCGGCGGGTGGGTAGAAAAACAGCGGATCGTAACCGAACCCGCCCGCGCCCGCCATGCCGCCCGTGATCTCGCCGTCCACCCGGCCGTCGGTTTCCCAGGTACGCCCGTCCGGGGCCGCCAGGGACATGACGCACTGAAAGTGGGCTGTCCTGCTTCCCTCCGGCACGCCCTTCATCATATCGAGGAGCAGGGCGTTGTTGGCCTCCGTGTTTCCATCCTCTCCAGCGAACCTCGCCGACTGCACGCCGGGTCTTCCGTCCAGGGCGTCCACCACGAGCCCGGAATCGTCGGCGAGGGCAAAAACCCCGGACCACGCGGCTACGGCAAGGGCCTTTTTTCTGGCGTTCGCCGTGAATGTGTCCCCATCCTCGACCACCTCCGGCGGGCGGCCCGGGAAATCGTCCAATGAGAGGATATCCAGTCCGGTCCCGGCCAGCATGGCCCTGATCTCGGCGATTTTGCCCTCGTTTCGCGACGCGATAACCAACTTCATAATGCCTACCAATATTAAAGCCACAATAGTGGGAAAGCTAATTTAACACCGTTCGGCGCGCTTCGTTCGCTCACGGCAGGCAGGGGTGCACGGAGTTTCACCAGCCGTCGCTGAAGTTATGGCTGGCAGGATTAAATCAAAAAATATTCCTCTCACCTGACTTTTTTGCGAAACTCTGTCACGCCATTGGCGTGATGCGGCCTACCAGCGAGCCGCCTTTGCGTAACTCTGCGTTACAGCCCTGAAGCACAGGTTTTATCGCAGAGGGTCGCGGAGGGCGCCACTCTCAGGTGCTGCCGCAAAGAGCCGCAAAGTTAACGAAGTTGCACGAAGTTTAAAACCTGTGAAACCCTCATTTAAAACCCCGTGTTGTGACCTTCGAACGGTCACGCTGTGATAGAGGCTTTAATCCGCTGGTGATTATCTGAGTTCCCCAAGGATTTCCTTTTGCCACTTTATGATTTTCTTGATTCCCCTGGCTCCGACGGCGATGAGGTCATTGAGGCCGTCTTTGGAGAAGGTGGTCCCCTCGCCGCCGGCCTGCACCTCCACCAGACGGCCGGAGGCGGTCATGACCAGGGTCATGTCCACATCAGCCTGGGAATCCTCGGTGTAGCACAGGTCCAGCAGGGTGTTTTGATCCACGATGCCCACACTGACGGCTGCCAGGTAATCCTCTATGGGTATCCTTTTGATCCGTTTAGCTTCCTTGAGTTTACGGATGGCGTCGACCAGCGCTATAAACGCTCCGTTGATGGCCGCGGTCCGGGTTCCACCGTCGGCCTGTATGACGTCGCAGTCGAGATAGATGGTGCGTTCTCCAAGGGCTGCCGTGTCCACCACCGCCCTCATGGCCCTTCCAATGAGCCTCTGGATCTCGAATGTCCTGCCGGCGGTCTTGTTGATGGTCTGCCGGCTGAGACGGTTCTGGGTGGAACGCGGTAGCATGGCATACTCCGCCGTAACCCATCCTCGCCCGGTACCCTTGAGCCACGGCGGCACGCGCGTATCCACGGACGCGCTGCATACCACACGGGTGTCGCCCATCTCTATGAGCACACTGCCCTCGGCGTACTTCTGGTACGGCCTGGTCAGTTTTATTTCCCTTATCTTATCCGGTTTCCGCCCGTCAGGCCTTATCAGTTCTCCCAGCTTGAATGTCAGATCCTTGTGTTTGCTCACCTGATACTCCTTGATTCAAATGGCCTTACGGCCGGTTTCAGTGCTCGAGGGCAACCAGGGAAACATCCTGAAGCTCCCTTCCCAGAAAGATCTTCCCCACTTCGGTGAAGCGCGAAGGCGAGTCGGTCACCTCAAAATGGTCCGGTTGATTCTTTTTCACAGGAGTCGGCGGACTTTGCGCCGTGTGGCTGCTCACGTCCAGCGCGGTTTCCCGAGCCGAATCGATAAGGGTGACCCCCTTCCCCATAACCCTGGAGATTACCTCCTTTAAAAGAGGGTAATGGGTACACCCGAGGACGAGTGTGTCCACATCCTTTTCCAGAAGGGGTTTAAGGTAGCGCCCGGCGATCCGGTAAGTCACCTCTTCATCGAGCCAGCCCTCCTCCACAAGGGGAACGAAAAGCGGGCAGGAGACGGCAGTGATCTTCACGGATTTGTCCAGGGCCGAAATAGCCTGCTGATAGGCGCCCGACAGGACGGTTCCCCGGGTGCCTATGACCCCGACAATCCCGTTTCGGGTTGTCCGGACCGCGGCCCTGGCCCCCGGTTCGATAACGCCGAACACAGGGACGGTGAGAAAATCGCGAAGAGGTTCCAGTGCGTAGGCCGTGGCCGTGTTGCACGCGACCACTATTGTGTCGGCGCCGGAATCCACCAGGTGCGAGGCAATCTGCCGGCTGTAGCGGACCACCGTTTCGGCTGATTTTGTCCCGTAGGGAACACGCGCCGTATCGCCGAGGTAATGGATGGGCACACCGTGGATACCATCCCTGATGGCCCGGTATACGGTCAGCCCCCCTATGCCGGAATCGAAGATACCGAGTTTAAGCAAAACAATCTCCCGGGGAGCCTACCACTCCCCCGCCAGAAGTTGAACCCGCCCGGGGAGAGGTCTGCTTATGTCCACGTGGCCGGCGAGCGTTTCGGGTTCCCGCCCCTCGATGAGGATCTGGACCTTTTTTACCTCGGGGAAGTTCTCGGTGATGGTGTTGACGATGGAATAGATGGTGAGAAGCTCCGTCCATGATCCACCCGGATGATTATTCGAGATGGCGGAAGTGAAATCCACAAAAGCCGTGGCCTCCTTGTAATAGATCCCGCGGATTTTTGTCCCTTTGGGTATGGTCGGTGAAAGGTTCTTCTTTTGAGGTCCGGCTATCAGGGCTTCCATGGCCTGCCTGACCTTTTCCTCGATGGAACGACCCCCGATTTCCCTGGGCTCGATGGCAAGGCGCCGGTCGTCGGCGTCGGAGAAGTACAGATCGATTACCTTCGCCTCCCCCTCCGCGGCCTTCCCGGGCCTTTGGCTGACGGCGATCCCCGATCTGTCGTGCTTCCATGAACGGTAGACGCCGATCCCGGCCATACCGGCGGCAACGAAGGCCAGGATAACTCCGAATATGATGAGACCTTTCCTCATGGGCTCTCCGTCCTGACCTCACCGCGAATCAAGGCCCGATTGTAGTCGGCAATGGCGTCAAAGAGGGCCCTCGCTATTCTTGTCTGATATGGATCCCGATCAAGGTTGATCTCCTCCGCGGGATTGGTGATAAATCCGATCTCCACCAGGATCGCCGGCATTCTGGCGCCCACGAGTACGGCCAGGGGCGCCTGTCTGACCCCACGATCCCGAACGTTCAGGGTCTTGACCATGCTCTTTTGAACACGGGATGCCACCTGCCCGCTCTCGTTGAGGAACTCCAGCTGGGCCATATCCCAGAGGATTGCTTCAAGGATAGGCCCTTGCCTCAGGTCGCCGTTAATCCCGAGCGCCTTGTTCTCAACCTGGGCAAGTTGGGATGCTTCCAGATCACTGGCCGAAAAGCTCAGATAATAGGTCTCGCAACCGTTCACCCCCTCACGGAAGGCGGCATTGGCGTGAACACTCACGAACAGATCGGCACGGTTGTTGTTGGCGATGGCGGTTCTCTCTTTCAGACCCACGAAGTAGTCGGCGGTCCGGGTAAGCACCACCTTTATCCCCAGATCATCCTCCAGCATGGTCTTGAGCTTTTCGGTAACGGAAAGCACGAGGGCCTTTTCCACGGTTCCCGCGTTTCCATGGGCTCCACTGCTCCGACCGCCGTGCCCGGGGTCAAGGACCACGACCCTCAGGCCATGGTTGACCTTCTTGATGTCAACGGGTTGTTGATACTTATCACGCTCGATAAAGGATGCGTACCGGGGCAGATCTTCCACGGGGATTCCGTCGAAGGACCCGGTTCCGGGGGATCCTACGGTCATCGAATCCTCCCCATCGAGGGAAACGGCCCGCCCGATCAGGGCCGGGAGAACCTTGGTAAGAAAATCCAGAGGCACCGACAAGGCACTCCCTGCAGTACCCAGAGGGGAGGTGAGAACGGCGAAAAGCCCCCTGGAAAGGACGAGAGGCGAGTCCAACAGGAGACGGCAGGAACCTCCGTCTCCCACAAGGTCCAGCCTCTCCCCGAGCAGGTCCATGCTGGTGCGCAGGGAGAAGACCTTCACGATGTCGCCCAGGATCAACCTGCCGTCAGAAAGGTTCAGGGAGGCGGCCGTCCCGGGGATCGTGTCATTACCCGTGATCATGATAGTCCCGGCGCCGGACTGGGCGGAAGGGGCGAGTAGGAGAATCAGGGAGAAAAAAAGTACCAGGGCAATGCGCAGGGGAGAGGACATCAAAAATCCCGCGGCAGAAGGCCCGGAAGGTCGGATGGAGGCATATATCCCGGTGTGTAGGTCTTGACGTTTGACCCGGCCCCGTTAGCTCTGCGGACCTTTGCATACTCCTTTGGAGCCGTCCCGATCTTGAATCCCTCATAGATGAACTTCTCCACACCCGGACCGGCCAGGAGCCCTGACTTGGGTTCAACCTTGACCATCTCGATACCGGGCGGCGGCGGCGGAAACGGGAGAACCGGCCGGCCTTCCAGAGCCTTTTGCATAAAGTCCACCCAAATGGGGGCCGCGGCCCTGGACCCCGTTTCGTTTACACCAAGGGGAGCATCTTCATCGAATCCGACCCAGACCCCGGTAACTATGCGTGGGGTAAAGCCCATATACCAGGCATCTATCATGTCGTTTGTGGTGCCTGTCTTGCCTCCCGTGGGGCGTTTGATAGCCTTGGCCCGCCAGCCGGTGCCTGACTGGACGACCCCGCGCAGAAGATTCTGCATAACATAGGACGTGTCCTCGGACAGGGAACGGACAAGTTCGGGTCCGCCCTGTTCCAGGACGTTTCCGTCCCGGTCCACCACCTTCATCACGAACCACGGTGAGGAATGAAGCCCCAGGTTGGCAAAAACGGTGTAGGCGGAAGTCAATTCAACGGGGGTGACGCCAAGGGACCCCAAGGCAAGGGAAAGATCTTCAGGTAAGTCCTTGTCCAGTCCAAAGCGCTTCGCATACTGTATCACGACCTGGACACCGAGCTTCTGGACCAGTTTGATTGTGACAACATTCCGGGACTTGATGATGCCGGTGCGCAGCGTCGTCGGGCCGTAGAACTTTTCCTCGTAATTGGAAGGTTTCCACTTCAGGTCGACCGACGGGTCGTTGTAGATGATGGGTGAATCCATGATGATGGAGGAGGGGGTAAACCCATTGTCCATTGCCGCACTGTATACGATGGGTTTGAAGGCGGATCCGGGCTGCCGCCGGGCCTGTGTCGCACGGTTGAACTCACTCTTTGAAAAATCATACCCTCCTACCAGGGCCAGGATCTGGCCGGTGGGAGCGTCCATGGAAACAAGCGCTCCCTGGGCAGCCGGGTCCTGCTCAAGAGCAAACAGGGGCGCGTTCTCATTGTTCTTTTTTCCAAGGTAGCGGACCTGGATAAGGGATCCCACGCTCAGGGCATCATCGGCCCTTTTCAGGACAGCCCGGGTGTATTCAACCTCGGGGTCCGGTTTTCTCGCCCACTTCATCTGTTTGAGAGGAATATATCCCAAGGCCCCCCCAAGATCGATCTGCGCCCCATCCTTGTCGACCCTCACAACCAGGGCTTTGGCCATGTGATCCGGTCCCCATGGAATCTCGCCCGCCGTGCCCGACGCAACGTCACCGAGTCCATTCTCAACCCGGATCTTCTCGATGGCGTCGCCAAAATCCTCAGCGCTGATAAATTCCAACGGCCCCCGATAGCCCTGTCGTTTGTCAAGGTTTTTCAGGCCCTTTCGCACAGCGGCCTGGGCGTCGGCCTGAAGCGCGCTGTCCATTGTGGTGTAGACCTTCAATCCACCCCGGTAGAGGGCATCCTCCCCGTACTTATCGTAGATGTAGCGCCTGACCTCCTCACTGAAGTAGGCGGCGGGATCGTCCTTGACCGGACGTTTGGGGTGAAGGCCGAGAGGGGCCGCCTGGGCTTCGGACATTTCCGCGGCGGTTATATCGCCTACCTCCCTCATCCTGCTGAGGACCTGGTTTCGCCTGGCCATCGCCCTTTCAGGGTTCCTGGTCGGGTCGTACGCGCTGGGCGCCTTTGGGAGACCGGCAAGAAGGGCAGTCTCAGGGAGGGTCAGCTCCCAGACATGTTTTCCGAAATAATTGAGCGCCGCCATCTCGATACCGTAGCTGCCGGAACCGAAATAACTCTGGTTCAGATAGATCTCCAGGATCTCATCCTTGGTGAAGCGCTTGCTCATCCGCATGGCGAGAATCGCTTCCTTTATTTTTCGCGAGTACTTCTTTTCGTTGGTCAGGAGGAGGGATTTGGCCACCTGCTGGGTAATGGTGCTTCCGCCCTGAACCACGTGTCCTGCCCGCAGGTTTTTTATGAAGGCCCGGAAAATGCCCCCGTAGTCAAGGCCGTTGTGGTGATAGTAGTTGGAATCCTCGATGGCGAGCACGGCGTTGATGACCACCCTGGGCACCTGGTCTATAGAGATAAGCTCCCGGTTTTCCGTAAAGAAACGGTGGGCCTCGTTGCCGTCGCGATCGTACATGATCGTGGGCAATGCGGGTTTGTAATCGTTAATACTCTCGAGCCGGGGCAGCTTAAGGCTGAAATAGAAAAAAACCGCCGCGATGAACAGAACGCCGGCCAGAAACATGCCCGCCAGTGCCTTCAGAATCGTTCTTAAGCGCCTTCTTTTCTTTTGCCGACTTGTGGGAATTTTTCGAATCTTCAATTTGAATTGAACCTCTTGGCAATCCGACATTTCCTCTCATATCCAAACAAGTGACACTACGTTCCGTCATGAAACTTGTCAAGTAAACCCAACCCATTTAAGCAATACACAATAGGAAGAGTAACCTGTTTTGACATGGGGAAATCTATGTTAAGGTTTGAAGGTGTCGGACTCGCAAAAACTCCGACAGGTATTGCATTCCGTTGCGGCTTCACTAAACTTTTTACGGGGTTTTTAAAATGGGCGCTGAATTCTGGAGGAAAATCGTCATTGTGGTCCCAAAAGATTCCGGGGACGCTGTTTCCGATTTTCTGACCGGATTGACCGGCCGCGGGGTCATCGTGGAGGATGCCGGAGGCGTCGTCGGCATAACGGCCTATCTGCCCGGAGACAACAGCGGGGAGGCTATTCCCCTTCTTCGGCAATATCTCGACGAACTGGCCGCAATGGGCGCCCTTCCGGACGAGATTCCAATGGAGGTCACCCGGGAGCCGGAGGAAGACTGGATGGAGACCTTCCGATCCCAGCACTCCAGGGTGGCCATCTCGGACCGTATTGCCGTGAGACCGACGTGGTGTGCTCCCGAGAACGGAAAAGAGATCGTTCTGGATCCGGGGTTGGCGTTTGGCACGGGAAGCCACGCGACCACACGCATGTGCCTTACGCTCATGGACCGCCACATCGGGTCTTCACCTCCGTCAAGGCTGTTGGATGTGGGTACCGGAACGGGCATCCTGGCCATCGCCGCGGCATTTCTCGGGATTGGTGAGGTCCTTGCCGTGGACGTTGATCCCGTATCCGTCCGGGTGGCCCGGGAAAATACCAAAGCCAACGGGGTAGAAAAGTCGGTCACGGTTGTTGAGGGCAGCATCGAAAAGGCATCCGGCGCCTATGACATGATCACCGCCAACCTGTACTCATCGCTCCTGACCGGCCTGGCAGACCCTCTTTGCAAAGTGTTGGCTCCGGGAGGAATTCTCATCGCATCGGGCATGATGGAAGACGAGAAAGAGACGGTAATAGACGCTTTTTTCGCGGCCGGTCTGAACTGCGATGATATTCTCTCCGAGGATATCTGGGTCGCGGGCCTGTTTACGGGTCTCCCACAAGGTTAACGAACCGTCATGTCCTCCGGATCATTTTACATCGAACCCAAAAGTGTTACCGGGAATACCGCCGTTCTGAAGGGTGAGGACCTGCGACACGCACGCCTCGCTCTTCGCCTCAGCAAGGGTGACCGGGTCCGGCTATACGACGGCCTTGGGGGAATCTACCATGCGGTTTTCCAGTCCGTCTCCCAGACGGTGGGGGTTCTGGAAATCACGGCCCGGGAGGTTGAACCGGAGCCGTCTTTGGACCTTGCTGTCGCAATGGGCATCGTCAGGGGCGAACGGTTCGAGTGGGCCATTGAGAAAGGCACTGAACTGGGGGCCTCGACGTTCATACCCCTGATCACCGAGAGAGTGGAAGACAAGGCCCTCCGTACTCCATGGAATCGAAAGGACAGATTGACGAGAATTATCGCCTCGACCTGTAAACAATGCGAGAGAGCTCGATTCCCCCTGCTGCGGGAACCGATCCCTTTGGAGGCATTAAACCCCGACGGGTATGATCTGGCTGTCGCCTTCTGGGAATCGAGGGAGGCGCCCAACATTGCAGAGACGGTGGAAAGCGGGCTTCATCCCCGATCCTGCCTGATGGTCGTAGGACCGGTGGGTGGATTTACCGCCGATGAGGCGCGCATGATGGAAGAAAAGGGCTTCATCCTCGCCGGAATGGGCGCCCGGGTTCTTAGAACCGAGACAGCCGTGACCGCCGGCGCGGCAATTATTCAGTACCTGTGGGGAGATATGGGAGACAGGGTCAAAAGATAATTTAACATAGTGCAGCCCCTGGAAGGCTGCTTCACAGGGTTCGGAATAAGGGTTTTACGTTTTTTTGTGTAACGAACGAGCGTGAGATAAAATATTGAAATTAGCTTCCAAGTACCCGGTGTCACATTGGTTTTTGTGACGAACGGGTGGTAGTGAGATAAGTAGTTCAGGTCCAACCCGGCCAAGGTGCAGGTATTCATCTTCAGAATGAATTAAAAAAGGAGAACGAACCATATGTCGAGAACAAACTTCTGCTCCAACTGCGGCGCCATGGATTACGGAACCCCGAATTGCCCAATATGTCAGGCACCCATGAGCCGTGCAGGCGATCGGCCGACTATTCCCGAGATACAGATCGACCCCATAGTTACTACACCCTCTGTCCGGCTGGCGGGCTTTTTCAGGCGTTTTTTCGCACTGTTCACCGACTACCTCATCCTCGGCATCCTGAGCGATCTCATCAGCATGTCCTACCACGCCGGGGCCGGAAGTTCTTTCCGCATGATGAGGATCAACCTGTTTTTCGGAGTCTCCTCGGTTCTGGCCCTCATCTATTTTACCGTCCTCATCGGTGAGTCCGGCCAGACACTGGGGAAAAAGCTCTTCGGGGTTCGGGTTATCCGAACCGACGGCACACCCGTATCCTACGGCAGGGCGCTGGGAAGAGCCCTTGGCTACTACCTCTCATCTCTCTTCTTCTCCATGGGTTTCATATGGGCGGCTTTCGACCGGAGAAATCAGACCTGGCACGACAAGCTGGTGGATACACTGGTCATCCGGACGTGACGAAAGCTTCGACCCCAAAGGACGTCTATCAGGCGTTGCTCGATGCCTACGGACCCAGGAACTGGTGGCCGGCGGATACCCCCTTCGAGGTCATGCTGGGGGCCATCCTGACCCAGAATACAGCCTGGAACAATGTCGAGCGGGCTATTGTCTCCCTGAAGGCAGTCGCCCCCCTGGAACCGGAACGGGTCCTCAATCTGGACGAGGAGACGCTTCAGGACGCTATCAGGCCTTCCGGGTATTTTCGGCAGAAAGAACGCAGGCTCCGGCTTTTATGTCGATATATTATGGAAAAATATGACGGCGATATTGCCGGAATGGAGAGGGTGGATACGGAGGCGCTGCGCGGGGAGCTTCTCGGGCTTAACGGGATCGGGCCCGAAACGGCCGATTCCATCCTTCTTTACGCGCTCAACAGGCCGGTCTTCGTTGTCGACTCCTATACCGTGAGGCTCATGGACCGGCTGGGCCTTCTGGAGGGTTCGGGCGGATACAACGAGGTCCAGAATCTTTTCACCGAATCCCTGGAACCTGACACGGCCATGTATAACGAGTACCACGCCCTCATCGTCATTCACGGGAAGGAAAGGTGCAGAAAGAGGGCGCCTCTGTGTGAGGGATGTCCCTTGGGGAGTGTGTGTCAAGCACGTCCCTGAAGGGACGTAGTTCAAGGTGAAAAAGAAAGTCCAGAGTCCAGTATCCAGAGTTCAACGTGAAAGAGAAAGTCCAGAGTCCAGAGTCCAGAGCCCAGGGTCCAGAGTGGAGCAATCAAGGGCTGGGTGAAGGAATCCAGGTTCCAGGCCAGCCTCTACGACTTGTCCCGCCGGTTTGTCACGGCGTAGTTTGAAAGACGTAGACGGAAGCCTTGGCGAACGCGGAAGTTGACCCCCACGCAGTCATTGCGAACAGATGCCGTGTGAAGCAATCCCGGAAAGAGTGGCGATGCCTGCGAGACTGCCGCGGCACAGGGAACGGCCTCGCAGTGACAGGCACAGTCATTGCGAACCGACACCCGCGTGAAGCAATCCCGTTTACATTGATGTCAGAGACAGGGGGTTGGGATGTGTTTGGAAGTATCGAAGATCTTTTACTCTGGACTCTGGACTTTCGACTCTGGACATTGATAGGGTCGTGAAAAGTCCATCCATGACTTTTTGCGAAGTCATCAACATTGAACGTTTGGTTCCAGGTACTCATTTACATGATGAACCAAAAACTATGGATATTGTTCTTAAAGCCACAGATCTGACCAAGCGTTTCGGGTCCTTCACCGCTGTGGATCGGATCTCCTTTTCCGTCGCGGCCGGGGAGTGCTTCGGGTTCCTCGGCCCGAACGGCGCCGGAAAAACCACCATCATGCGTATGATCACCAACCACCTGCCGGTTACTGAAGGGTCCCTGGCCGTCCTGGGCATGGAGGTGGGAGACCACGCCAGAGAGGTCAAGGGGCGTATCGGCGTGGTGCCCCAGGAGAACAACCTCGACACCGACCTTAAGGTAATGGAAAACCTCCAGATCTACTCCCGCTACCACGGCATTCCTAAAAAAGAGGCAAAAAACCGTGCGCTGAAGATGCTGGAATTTTTCCAACTCGAGGAGTATGCCCAAAGTCCCATTACACAGCTTTCCGGCGGGATGCAGCGGCGGCTGCTCATAGCCAGGGGGCTCATCAACAACCCCGAGGTTCTGATCCTCGACGAACCGACGACGGGCCTCGATCCCCAGGCCCGGCACATGATCTGGCAGAAGCTGCGCGCCCTTCAGGGCCAGGGAGTGACCCTCATCCTGACTACCAACAACATGGACGAGGCCGAGCGTCTGTGCTCCCGGCTGGTGATCATCGACCACGGGAAGATACACATCGAGGGATCACCGAAGGAACTTATTGAAAAATACGCCGGCAGGGAGGTCCTTGAGATCAGGCTCCTGGACGGGGAAGACAAGGATGAGTGTCTCAGATCCATCGGGGGGAAGGGCCTTGCCGGGGTCGATGTGGAGTGCTCCCCCGATACGCTTTACCTTTACACGTCGGACGCGGCCGCCCTCATGGGCCGGCTTACCTTCGGACCGGAGAGAACCATTCTCCAGCGCCGTGCCACTTTGGAGGACGTATTTCTCCGCATGACCGGAAGGGAACTCAGGGAATGAGCGGCCCCGTGGTTCCCGTCCCTCCGGCCAGGACCCCGCGGTCGGGGTCCATGCTCCCCGATCTTACCTTCCGGGCCGTCTACGTCTGGTACCGGGATTTCACCGTCTGGACCACCTTCTACAAGGCGAGCCTCATCGGCAACCTGGGAGAACCTCTTCTTTACCTCCTTGCCATGGGATGGGGACTCGGCAAGATGGTGGGCACCGTCAACGGTATTCCCTATATCTCCTTCCTGGCGCCCGGCCTCGTGTGTTCCGCCGCCATGTACGCGGCTACCTTCGAATGCACCTTCGGGGCTTTTACCCGCATGACCCGGCAACTGACCTACGATGCCATCCTGGCCACCCCGGTTTCCCTGGACGAGATAGTGCTGGGTGAAATCCTCTGGGGAGCCACCAAGAGTTTTTTCTCCGGCGCGGCAATGCTCACAGTCATGGCCCTTTTCGGCCTGATCCAGAGCCCGTGGGCAATTCTGACTCTTCCCCTTGCCTTCATTATCGGCCTGCTCTTCGCCGCATTGTCCATGGCCGTAACAGCCAAGTCCCCATCCTACGATTTCTTCTCCTATTACTTCACTCTGGGCATCGCCCCGATGTTTCTCTTCTCGGGTATCTTCTTTCCCCTCGGGAACCTGCCCGTCTGGGCCCAGACGTTCGCCTGG
This genomic interval from Deltaproteobacteria bacterium contains the following:
- a CDS encoding endonuclease III domain-containing protein, which codes for MGGFRPEKSDLARQAGGYTGHPDVTKASTPKDVYQALLDAYGPRNWWPADTPFEVMLGAILTQNTAWNNVERAIVSLKAVAPLEPERVLNLDEETLQDAIRPSGYFRQKERRLRLLCRYIMEKYDGDIAGMERVDTEALRGELLGLNGIGPETADSILLYALNRPVFVVDSYTVRLMDRLGLLEGSGGYNEVQNLFTESLEPDTAMYNEYHALIVIHGKERCRKRAPLCEGCPLGSVCQARP
- a CDS encoding ATP-binding cassette domain-containing protein is translated as MDIVLKATDLTKRFGSFTAVDRISFSVAAGECFGFLGPNGAGKTTIMRMITNHLPVTEGSLAVLGMEVGDHAREVKGRIGVVPQENNLDTDLKVMENLQIYSRYHGIPKKEAKNRALKMLEFFQLEEYAQSPITQLSGGMQRRLLIARGLINNPEVLILDEPTTGLDPQARHMIWQKLRALQGQGVTLILTTNNMDEAERLCSRLVIIDHGKIHIEGSPKELIEKYAGREVLEIRLLDGEDKDECLRSIGGKGLAGVDVECSPDTLYLYTSDAAALMGRLTFGPERTILQRRATLEDVFLRMTGRELRE
- a CDS encoding ABC transporter permease, which encodes MSGPVVPVPPARTPRSGSMLPDLTFRAVYVWYRDFTVWTTFYKASLIGNLGEPLLYLLAMGWGLGKMVGTVNGIPYISFLAPGLVCSAAMYAATFECTFGAFTRMTRQLTYDAILATPVSLDEIVLGEILWGATKSFFSGAAMLTVMALFGLIQSPWAILTLPLAFIIGLLFAALSMAVTAKSPSYDFFSYYFTLGIAPMFLFSGIFFPLGNLPVWAQTFAWFLPLTHGVTVSRALVMGNISWNMLGDMAWLAGFFCLAFMFAIRGIRNRLVI